The genomic DNA ATTTCAAGCGCCGCACGCGGCTCGCTCGCACGGCGGCCGGCTGGCATATCGACGGCCGCAAGTTCTATTGCACGGGCGCACTGTACGCGCACTGGATTCCCACGCTGGTGATCACGGAAGAGAAAGGGCGCGACATCACGTGGCTCGCTTTCGTGCCGCGCGACGCCGACGGCGTCGAGGTGATCGACGACTGGGATGGTTTCGGTCAGCGTGTCACGGGCAGCGGGACGGTGCAGTTCAGTCATGTGCGCGTCGAGCCGGAATGGGTCGTGCCGTTTCAGGCATCGTTCGAGCGTCCGACGACGATCGGACCGCTCGCGCAGATCATTCACGCGGCCATCGATCTCGGTCAGGCGCGCGGCGCGTTCCAGGCCGCATTGCAGTTCGTGCGGGAGCATTCGCGACCGTGGATCGACGCGAAGATCGAGCGTGCCGCCGCCGACCCGCTGACCATCGCGCAGTTCGGCGACCTCGCGGTGCGTTTGCGCGCGGCGGAGGCATTGCTGCACCGCGCGGGACGCTTTGTCGATGCCGCGCAGGCCGGGCCGACGGAACGCTCGGTGGCGCAGGCATCGATTGCCGTCGCGGAGGCGCGTGCGCTCACCACGACGGTATCGCTCGATGCGGGTTCGCGCCTGTTCGAACTCGCCGGCACGTCGGCGACACTCGATGGTCTCGGACTCGACCGTTTCTGGCGCAATGCCCGCACGCATACGCTGCACGACCCGGTGCGCTGGAAGTATCACGCGGTAGGCAACTACTATCTCAACGACAAGCTGCCGCCCCGGCATGGAGCCTTGTAATGGCGAGGAAACAGATTCTGCTCAACGCGTTCAACATGAATTGCGTGGGCCATATCAACCACGGTCTGTGGACGCATCCGCGCGACCGGTCGACGGACTATCGGCTGTTGCCGTACTGGACCGACCTCGCTCGCACGCTGGAGCGCGGATTGTTCGATGGACTCTTTCTTGCCGACATCGTCGGTGTATACGACGTCTATCAGCGCAATGTCGACGTGACGTTGCGCGAGTCGATCCAGTTGCCCGTCAACGATCCCTTGCTGCTTGTTTCGGCGATGGCTGCCGTGACTAGTCATCTGGGTTTCGGCGTGACCGTCAACCTCACCTATGAACAACCGTATCTGCTCGCACGCCGTTTCTCGACGCTCGATCATTTGACGCAGGGGCGCGTCGGCTGGAATATCGTCACGGGGTATCTCGACAGCGCGGCGCGCGCGATGGGGCTGAGCGAGCAGCTTCCACACGACGAACGCTACGAGCGCGCGGACGAGTACCTCGAAGTGCTCTACAAGCTGTGGGAAGGCAGTTGGGAAGCGGATGCGGTGTTGCGCGACAAGGGCGCGCGGGTATATGCCGATCCCGCGAAGGTTCATGAGGTTCGGCACGCGGGGCGGTACTACAACGTTGAAGGTTATCACCTGGCGGAGCCGTCGCCGCAGCGCACGCCTGTCCTGTTTCAGGCGGGTAGTTCCGGGCGTGGCCAGCGCTTTGCCGCGCGTCATGCCGAATGCGTGTTCATTTCGCCGCCGAACCGGAATGCTGCGCGAGAAACGGTGAAGGCATTGCGGGAGCAACTGGTGCTGGCCGGGCGTCGGCCGGATGACGTTAAGGTGTTTGCCGGCGCGGCTGTTGTGGCGGGCGCTACCGAGCGCGAGGCGCGGGAGAAGTACGCGGATTATTTGCAGTATGCGAGCCGTGAAGCCGGGCTTGCGCACTTTGCCGCTAGTACTGGCATCGACTATGCGCAATATGATCTCGACGAGCCTGTTGATTATGCGCCGGGCAATGCTATTGAGTCGGCTACGCGGACGGCGAAGCAGCATGGGTGGACGCGTCGCAAGTTGCTCGAGATGTTTGAGCTTGGCGGGCGGTATCCGGCGATTGTGGGCAGCGCTGCCCAGGTCGCGGATGAACTGGAGGGCTGGATCGAGGAGACGGGGATTGATGGGTTCAATCTGAGCCGGACTGTGGTGCCCGAGAGTTATGAGGATTTTATTGATCTCGTTGTGCCTGAGTTGCAGAGTCGGGGGCTTTATAAGACTGCGTATGGCGATGGGACGTTGCGGAACAGATTGTTCGGGGAGGGGGATCATTTGCCTGCGCGGCATGCGGCGGCGGGGTTTAGGCGGGACTTGGGGTAGCCGTTGCCGGGCGGTGGAGCGGTGGCTTCTGCGTTTGCGCCTTCGCGGCGCGGGCGGTTTGGTGTATTTGCGTCTGCGCTGGCATCCGCGTTTTGCCTTCGCGATTCAGGCGTCGCCGTTTGGTGTTTTGGCCTTTGCGCTGGCATCCGCGTTTTGTTAGCTTGCTTCAAGCGTCGCCCCTGTGCGGGGCGGCACCTACTTTTCTTTGCCGCCGCAAAGAAAAGTAGGCAAAAGAAAGCGGCTCACACCGCCAGTTCTTGTGTTTGCCTGAGGGCCCCCACGGGGTCTTACGCTTCACACGGCAGCCTTTCTGTTTGCGTGCGTTGCCAACGCTTCGAATGAACGCCTCACCCGCTTCAAATACCCCTACACGTGCAAGCGGCAGCGAATGGTCTCCGCCGCCCAGGTGGCAAACTGTGTGTAGGTTGTCGCGTCGTATAGCGTGGCGCTCTTACATCGAGGCGTGCGCTATCGGTCCGAAGTGAGGCGTGTGGAGCATAAGGGGCCGACACACAGTTTGCCACCTGAGCGGCGGTGGCGTAACTGGCACGGCGCGCTGTAGTGCGGGAGCGTGAAGCGGGTGAGGCGCACCGCAAGAGCGCTGGCAACGAGTATGGGTCACGTGATTGCCGTGTGAAGCGTAAGACCGGTTGGGGGCCCTCAGGCAAACACAAGAACTGGCGGTGTTAGCCGCTTTCTTTTGCCTACTTTTCTTTGCGGCGGCAAAGAAAAGTAGGTGCCGCCCCGCACAGGGGCGACGCTTGAAGGGGTAAGTCATAACGCGGATGCCAGCGCAAAGGCCAAAACACCAAACGGCGACGCCTGAAGCACGAAGGCAAATCGCGGATGCCAACGCAAAGGCCAAAACACCAAACGGCAACGCATGAAGCAGGAAGGCAAAGTACGGATACCAGCGCAGACGCCAATACTCCAAACTGCCCACGCCGCAAAGGCGAAGGCGAAGGCGAAGGCGAAGACGAAGACGAAGACGAAGACGAAGACGAAGACGAAGACGAAGACGCAAACGCAGACAGTACGTTTCGAGGCTCTATACGACCACCAAGCCTTCGGCATGAAATCGCACATCGACGGCCTGCGCGCAATCAGCCGCCACATCCTCGATCATTCGGGTCAATCGCGCCTTATCTGCCAGATAGAGATCGGAGTTCATCCGACTCGCCAGAAGCATCCACACAAACAGGGCCTCATTCGCGGCAGCGGCAAAGAACACCCGTTCGCTCGCTTCATTTCGTGACCGCTTTTTCCTGGCGGCTTTCGCGAGGGTGGCAATCCGCTTTTCCATCACCAGCGTTAGCGCTTCGTAGTCTATGGTGTCTGCGTTCATACCCGTTCCCGTCTCCTGTCTTGCGAACGCTGCAATGATAGGAGCGAAACAAGTCATGACTTGACAGTGCGTCTCAGTTTGCACGCGAGCATGGAGCCGGAGCGCAGCAGCACATCATATTTGCGTCAGGTCACGCCAAGTTCGAAAAGGCGATGCGTTTCGTCACGTTCGGTGCCGCCAGCGCGCGCTTTTGTCCAGCCGAGCGCGCGGCTGTAGGCGCCTAGCGCGCCGTTTTGCACGAGTTGTGTCTCGTCGACGGCAACGTGGCCGGCTGCGAACGGATGCACGTACATGGCATCGGCCGGGCAATACAGCTCGCACATGAAGCACGTCTGGCACTGGTCGGGGCGCGCGATGACGGGAATGCCCCCCTTCACCGCATCGAAGACGTTGGTGGGGCAAACATCGACGCAACGGTCACACGCGGTGCAGCGTGATTCGCTGATAAGTTCGATCAAAACGATAGGTCCTGTCAGGCGATCTCAGGTTGAACGATGGGCTTCCAGCGGATAGCGGGCGCTTTCACGCCGCTGATCAGCAGGCGCGAGGCGTCTTCGGTTCGCAACGGGAAGTCGTCGCGCCGGTGCAGGCCTCGCGTCTCGCGCCGCGCGAGCGCACTCGTGTACGACAGTTTCGCCACGTACAGCAACGCATAGGCGCTGCGGCTTGCGGCGAACGATGCACCGTCGCTGGAACGGGCGGCGAGTGCGTCGTCGATCGCGCGCAAGGCGGCGGAGAGACGCAGCTCGCTTCGAAACAGCTGCACAGCGGGCGGACGCACCTCGCGTTCGAGTGTGGCAGCGGCGGCGCGTGGATCGCTGGTCGCGAGTTGCGCGTAGTGCGGGTCGATGTCGACGGGCGACGCGCTGCCATGCACCTTCGCAAAGCGGCTTGCCGCCTCGCCCGACCAGCTTCCCGTCGCGATCGCCCAGGCCGCGTTCGGCGAGCCGCCGCCCGTGCGCGCGCCGACGATCGCTTCGCGTGATGCCGCATCGCCCGCCGCATAAAGGCCGGGCACATCGGTCCGGCCGTCGGTATCGACGAGACGGATGCCGCCCGTGCCGCGCACCGTGCCTTCGTGGCGCAGACCCACGGGAAAGCGCGTGCGGAACGGGTCGATGCCCATCCGGTCGTAGGGGAGAAACGCATTCGCCTGGCCCGAGCGCAGCCATCGTTCGACGTCGGGTGTCGCGCGATCGAAGACGGCGAACACGGGCTCGTTCATCAATGCCTTCGCGACCGGGATGAACGCGTCGTCCTCGTCGATATGGATGGGACGGCCGTCGCCCGTCGAATAACTTGCCCAGATGAACGGCAAACCTTTGGTGACCGACGAGAACGCCGCCGCGAGGCCGTACTGGCTGGAGAATTCCATCCCTGAGAAGAGCGCGCCCACCTCAGCTGCAGCGAGATGTCCGTCGCCTGTGCAGACGTTGGTGCCGAGCGCGCCGCCCAGAAACGCGCAGCCGCCCGTGGCGATCACGCAGGCGTTCGCGCTCACGCGCCAGCGCGAGCCGTCGCGACGCGCGCCGAAAGCGCCCGTCACGCGGCCTTCGCGCTCGTCGTGAACGAGTCCGAGCAGCGGCGCATGGTCCAGGATAGTCACGCCGGCGCGTTTGATCTGCTGACGCATGAAGCGCATGTAGTCCGGACCGCGCAGCGTCGCGCGGTTCGGCGTGCCGTCGTCCTTACGCGGAAACGGGTAGCGCAGCGCTTCGAGCAGACGCAATTGGCTCGCGGCGGTTTCAAGAACCTGCGAGGTCCATGACAGTTCGCTGAGTTCGCCGCCAGTGCGAAAGCGTTCCTTGAAATGACGCTCGTATTCGTTGGGGTCCGGCACGTACCAGACATTGTTGTTCGATGCCGCCGCGGCGCCGGAGGTGCCGCAATAGCCCTTGTCGGCGAGTACGACCGTCGCGCCGCTGCGTGCCGCCATCAGCGCGGCCCATGTGCCTGCCGGGCCGCCGCCCGCGACGAATACGTCGGCGCGCAGCGCGATCTGGTCTGCATGAGCGGATGACGTGCTCATGCGTGTCCATCCCATGGTACGAGTGCTTTTTGCAGACGTCGCAGCCCCCATTCGATCGAGGCCGCGATCAGCGCGATCACGATGATGCCCATGATGACCACGTCGGTCTCCAGGAACTGTCCGGCGGACTGGATCATGAAGCCGAGCCCGCGCGTGGCCGCGATCAGTTCCGCTGCCACCAGCACCGACCAGCCGACGCCGAGGCCGATGCGGATGCCCGTCAGCACGTCGGGCGCGGCAGAAGGAACCACGACGTAACGCACGATCTGCCAGCGTGTCGCACCGAGCGCCCTTGCGCCGCGAATGCGCCCTGGCTTCACGCGGCGCACGCCTTGCTGTGTGGCGATCGCGAGCGGGGCGAACACCGCGAGCCAGATGAGCAGCACCTTCGACGGCTCGCCGATGCCGCACCAGATCACGATGAGAGGCAGATAGGCAAGCGGTGGAATCGGGCGATAGAACTCGATCAACGGATCGACGATGGCCTGCGCGACGCGGTTCATGCCCGTGAGAATGCCCACAGGAATCGCTGTGACGATGGCGAGCAACAGCGCCGCCAGCATGCGGTGCAGGCTCGCGAGCGTGTGCTCGAGCAGGGTCGCGTTGCTGGAGCCGTCGATAGCCACGGTCACGAACTTCTTCGCCACGGCCGCAGGCGATGGCATGAACACAGGGCTCACGAGTTCCAGACGCGACGCAATGCCCCACGCCGCGATCAACACGATCACGGTCGCCGCACTGATCCAACGCGAGCCCGCCAAAGACCAGCGCGGCACCCGCGTCGCGCGCGGCGCGCCTGAACGGGCGGTAGCCTTCGGCAACGCGGAAGGGGCGCGCGCCGGGTGATCGGCGGCGTTCATATCGTCTCTCCTTCATCGGCGAAGAAGCCGGTTTCGAGTTCGTCGCGCAACCGGACGAACGCCGGTTCGTTGCGGATGGCACGCGCGTTTTCGCCCGCCGCGAAGCGACGGCCGAAGTCGAGCCCGCGCACGGATTCGATACGGCCTGGATCGCCTTTCATCAGCACCAGATCGGTCGCCATGAAAAGCGCTTCCGTAATGTCGTGCGTGATCATCAACATGCCTTTGTCATAGCGCGTCCACAGTTGCAGCAGATATTCCTGCATGCGTTGGCGCGTTAATGCATCGAGCGCGCCGAGCGGTTCGTCGAGCAGCAGATAGCGCGGGTCGACGGCGAGCGAGCGCGCGAGGTTCACGCGCTGACGCATGCCGCCCGAAATCTTCCAGAGCGGATAGTCCGCGTAACCGCTGAGGCCCGTCAGCGCAAGCAGCGAATCGACCTTCTCGCGTAACGCGCTGCGTGGCACGCCTCGAAGCTGCAAGCCAAAACCGATGTTCTGTTCGACGTTTTGCCAGGGCAGCAATGCGTCGTCCTGCGAGACGACGCCGCGTTCCGCACCCGGTCCGGTGACGGCGACGCCGTCCAGCGTGACCTTGCCCGCAGTGGGCGCGATGAACCCCGCGATCACGTTGAGCAAGGTGGTCTTGCCGCAGCCCGAAGGACCGAGCACGACAGTGAAGCTGCCGTCGCGCAGATCGAGATCGAGGTTCGACAGCACGGTCCGGCGTCCCGCGCCGGTATCGAAGTCGACGCTGACGGATTCGACGCGGATCATCGCTTGACCTTACTGTTTGCTTGCCTGCTGCACATAGGCCGAGGTGACCGTCGGTCGATAATCGGGCAGCACGGCATCGAGGCGTTTCTGCTCCTTGAGGAATTTCGACGTGTCCGCGAGGGCGGTCGCCGTGCCTCCGCCGAGCAGCGCGCTACCCGACTGCTCGGCGAGCAGCGGATAGGTCGTGCCATGTAGCAGCGGCGGCACGTCGGCAGGGTCCGATCCGCTGACACGCGCAATCGCCGTCACTTCCGGCGAACTCGCCGTCCAGTTCGCGCCGTTCTTGCGATAGTCCTCGTTCACCTGGCCCGTCACCTTCGCGAAGCTCACCAGAAAGTCGGGATGCGACTGCGCGAAATCCTTGCGCGCGACCCAGGCGAGGAAGGTCGGCGCGCCCCATTTGCGTACGTCGGCGGAGGTCGTGAAGACCTTGCCCGTCTTCTGGATCTTGCCGAGCGCCGGCTCCCACACATACGCGCCGTCGATGTCGCCGCGCTGCCACGCCGCTGCGATTTCGGGCGGCGCGAGATTGAGGATCGTCACGCGATCCGCAGGGATGTTCCAGTGCTTCAGTGCGGCGAGCAGGCTGTAGTGCGTGGTCGACACGAACGGCACGGCGATCTTCTTGCCGATCAGGTCCTGCGGTGTGTTGATATTGCTGCCGTTGCGCACGACGAACGCTTCGGCGGAGCCGATTTCCGCCGCGACGAAGAACGTCTCGATCGGCAGGCCTCGTGTGACGCCCGCGGCCAGGGGACTGCTGCCTGTGAAGCCGACCTGCACGTCACCTGATGCCATCGCGGCGATCACGTCGGCGCCCGTGTTGAACTTGCGCCAGTTGATCTGGTAGCCGCTGTCCTTTTCGTAGAGCCCTTTAGCCTGAGCGATCTTCGAAGGCTCGATGTCGGTCTGATAGCCGATGGTGACCGTCTTGTCGGCGGCATGCGCGGGCGACGCGCCGAGAATCGCACTGGCGAACAGCGGCGCGATAAGGCGAACGAAAAACCGTGTATTCATTGGATGGTCCCCAGAGTGGTAAGCGAATACCGTTAATTTGCGGCGCGACGCTCAGCGCGCGGAATACAACACCGCATCGATCTCGACGCGGGCATCGCGGCCCAGTTGCGCAACGCCGATCGTGGTACGCGCAGGCAGCCGCACCGCATCGTCGAAGTAGCTGTCATAGACACGGTTGAAGCCGGCGTAATCGGCGTTGAAATCGCGCAGATAAATCCGCACGAAAACCGTATCTGACAGCGCAAAGCCCGCGTGTTGAACGATTTGTTCGATGTTGTGAAAGCACAGCTTCGCCTGCGCTTCGATGCCCTCAGGCAAGGTCTTGTCTGGCGCGTTGGGATCGACGGGAAGCTGGCCTGTCACATGCAGCCAGCCGTTGGCCTCTACCGCATGGCTATAACGCGCCGACGGCGGCGGCGGGGCAGCTGTGGGCGACTGATGAAACACGATGGAAGACATGCAGTTTCGACTCCCCGGACGGCTTGAGTGCTGGATAATCGATGCATCGTTGTTATAACAACGTCACGATGAGGCGAGTATAGATTTGCGCTCGTCGCGCGCTAAACGATCATTTCTGACATGCTTATCTGGCCGTTGGATTTGGCTCGGGGTTGGGCTGTTTGACACAATGACGCAGACAGCAGCGGATCGGTCGCTGCAACCATTCACATATCGATGAGAAGAAACAGACAATCCACCGCGCCCCTCTACGAGCGCATTCGCGACGCGCTGCATGCACGCATTCTCGACGGCACTTATCCGCCTGGAACGCGTCTGCCGATCGAGCATGCACTGTGCGAGTCCTACGGAGTGAGCCGGATCACGATTCGTCAGGCACTGGAGCGATTACGTCAGGAAGGATGGATCGAAAAGATTCACGGCCAGGGCACCTTCGTGCAGAGAGCGCGCGCCGTGCAGAACATCAGCGCGCTGCAGAGCTTCTCCGAGGCGATGATGCCGCTCGGGCACCGCGTGTCGAACCGCGTCGAGGGCGTGCGTGTGGTGAGCGTCAACAGCCAGCTCGCGAGCCGTCTGCAACTGGAAGCAGAAGCGCGCGTGACGGAAATTCAGCGCGTGCGCTTGCTCGACGGCCTGGCCGTGTCGTTCGAATTGACGTATGCGGCGCGCGAAGTAGGGGAGCAGTTGCTCGATGCTGACCTCGAGAACCGCGATATTTTTCATGTGATCGAGCAGGATTGCGGCGTGCGCATTGGCCATGCCGATCTGTCGATCCGTTCGATGCCGGCGAGCGAAGAGGTCGCGCTCGCGCTGGGCGTCGGGCCCGGAAGTGCGTTGCTCGGTATCGAAAGGCTCGTGTACAGCCGCGATGGCGCGCCTGTTCTCTTCGAAGCGCTGAGCTATCGCGGCGACGCGTTCCAGTATCAGTTGAGTATCGAGCGGGCGAAGCGGTAGATCGAGGGGACTTGCCGGGTTTAGCGTGTTACCGCGAACAGTCAATGCGCTGTTATCCTGAACACGGCGCATCCGACGCGAAAATGTGTCGACGCGTCGATGTAGGTCAAATGGAATGTGGGCATACAGCAAGGGAGCACAGCATGGACATGGAAAAGCCCATCATCACGCCGGAAGAATTCGTGGACGAGATTAACCGTCGCCTGCCGGAACACGACTGCTATACGCAGGGCTTGCAGATGTTTCTCGTACCGAGGGGCGCAATGCCCGATGAGGCGATTGGAATCGACTGGGAACCGCGAAATGCACGCAACGGCGTGATCGCAGTCAGCGAAGTTCACAGAGAAGTTGCCAGCGAGTTTTCCGTCAGCAAGCACCTCGGGCGTCGACACTAGGGAGCGTCGCATTGCCCCACATGCACTCGGCGAGTCTCTCTGATCAGGAGATTGTGTACTTGTTCTGAGGGCCGCCGGTGTACACCGTTCTCGCGATCTCCAGGATTTTTTCGCGGTTGTGGTCGAATGCGGCGAGCAACGAGGATTCGTCAGAATCCTTGTTGGGGTTCAGTTTGACGAGCACCACATCGTCGACCTGGAAGACAATCTCACGGGCATTGTCATAACCCCAGAAGCACACGCAATGCCGCGACGCATCGTGGATCCGGGCCGGATTGGGAAAGTTGATTACCGCGCTGGCTTTTGCCATTTATTCACCCTTACAGACATATCGCCACTTGCTCGCGTTGACATCGAGGCGGGCGTCCATCTCCAGACGCTTCTGCGCTCGTTCGTTTTCCGCCTTCTGTTGCGCCGAGACACGCGCCGCCTGCTGGCTGGCGTAGTCGCTTTGCTTTGAAGGAGGGGCCGGGTACACCTTGGTTTGCTTTTGCATATGGATTCCAGAAAGTAGTTGCAGAATGATTTTGATGCTGTGACATATACGGCTTACTGCATTGGGCGCTTCATTCCCTCCGCCTCGATTGCAGCGTTGCGTTCCTCGCTCGCCTCAACGGGTTCCATTGATTCGTCGAGAGAAGCGATCGCCCGTTCTGTGACAGACCTGGTTTCAGTGAAAGCTGCGCCAGATGCGCCGTCTTCGTCGACGGGAGGTGCCAGCATGTCGTGGAGCATCGCGTGTAGCTCGGGCGTGTTCCAGGGCGCGCTGCGCTGTTTTCTCTGTTTTATGTAATGCCGCACTTCCGCGTCCTGTTCGGCGGTCAGTGGCAGGCCGCGGAACGTATTTTGAGGCGTGGCTTCGAACATGAGAGCCTCCTTCGTTCACTATAGTTCGAGTGTAATCCTATTGTTCGATAAGCGCGAACTGTTGGTGACCGTGCGGCGTGTTTCGTTCATCTGCAGATTCGAACGCGCCGGTCATATTCACGCAATCTATACCGATTCCTGCGCAAAGCGCGCGATTTACCGATGCTATTCGTGCTGCCGTATCGCCCATGCCGCAACCCGAAAAATTGAGGAGTTTTGACTTTGTAAAGCAGTGTATGCTGAACCGCACGTCTTTCGGTGATGGACGGATAGGGAAGAAAGACATGAGTGGACCGCGATGCCTCACGGTGCGGCACAAAAGCGTTTATCGCTATTCCGAGCCGGTGAGCTTCGGCGAGCACAGGATGATGTTCCGCCCGAGGTCCAGCCACGATTTGCGTCTGGTTAGCTCGGAATTGCGTATTGTGCCGACGCCTTCGCGCCTGCACTGGATGCACGATGTCTTCGACAATTCGGTCGCAGTCGCGACGTTCGCCGAAGAGGCGTCCCAACTCGTATTCGATAGCAGCGTCACGCTCGAGCATTACGAAGCGCCCGCGCCCGAGTATGCGATCGAGCCGTATGCCGCAACCTGGCCATTTGCGTACACCAACGATGAAGCAACGGAACTGGTCAACGCACGAAGCCGGCGGCATCCCGATGCAGATGTCGACAAATGGGCCCAGTCTTTCATTGCGCAAGGCCGCGACACCCCGACGATGGCGTTGCTCAGAGACATGACGGCTGAGATCAAAGAGCAGTTTCTTTACGCGCGGCGCACGGAGAAAGGCGTCTACCGTCCGGCTGATACGCTGAGTTTTCGTAGTGGGAGTTGCCGGGATTTCGCGGTTCTGATGATCGATGCCGTTCGTTCTCTCGGACTCGCTGCACGGTTCGTCAGTGGCTATGTTTTTGTTCCGGATCATGACGCCACCTCAGGAGGCGGTTCCACTCACGCGTGGCTGCAGATATTTCTGCCCGGCGCAGGATGGGTGGATTTCGATCCGACCAACAGCATTATCGGAAATCAGCATCTGATCCGGGTGGCCGTGGCTTGGGACCAGCACCAGGCGTTGCCCTTGTGGGGAACATGGACGGGGGCACCCGCGTCGTTCCGGGGTCTGGATGTCGACGTCAGTGTCACCGAGGACGGCTGTTGAATTTTTCTTCGAGGGGCCGCTGTAATGATGCTTCGCGTAGGCTATAGACTGATTTACGAGTGCGAGCAGCATACGCCAATGATGCTGATGCTCAACACGCACTTCTCGTGTGTGCAGAATGTGCTGTCGGCCGACCTTCTTGTCGTTGATCCACCCGTCGGCATTGCTCAGTATCGGGATGGTTTCGGTAATCTCTGCAGCCGGCTCGTTGCGCCACCGGGCCGGTTCGAGATGTCGACTACCGCCTTGCTCGATGTCTCCGATCGGCCCGAGGAAACGGCAACGTGGGGTCACCAGCATCCCGTCGAGGAATTGCCTGACGAATGCATGGTGTTTCTGCTGGGCAGCCGCTACTGCGAGACCGATTTGTTGTCCGAGGTTGCCTGGGAACTGTTCGGTAAGGTGCAGCCCGGCCGCGATCGCGTGCAGGCAATCTGTGATTTCGTACATCGGCATATCGACTTCGGCTATGAGTTTGCCCGATCGACGAAGACAGCATGTCATGTCTATCGCGAACGACGCGGGGTGTGCAGAGACTTTGCACATCTGGCCGT from Paraburkholderia terrae includes the following:
- a CDS encoding transglutaminase-like domain-containing protein — encoded protein: MMLRVGYRLIYECEQHTPMMLMLNTHFSCVQNVLSADLLVVDPPVGIAQYRDGFGNLCSRLVAPPGRFEMSTTALLDVSDRPEETATWGHQHPVEELPDECMVFLLGSRYCETDLLSEVAWELFGKVQPGRDRVQAICDFVHRHIDFGYEFARSTKTACHVYRERRGVCRDFAHLAVTFCRAMNIPARYCTGYISDVGVPPPHSAMDFAAWFEAYVGGSWQTFDPRNNVPRIGRILMARGRDAADVAISNTFGPVKLVEFTVHCAPEEG
- a CDS encoding transglutaminase family protein, which translates into the protein MSGPRCLTVRHKSVYRYSEPVSFGEHRMMFRPRSSHDLRLVSSELRIVPTPSRLHWMHDVFDNSVAVATFAEEASQLVFDSSVTLEHYEAPAPEYAIEPYAATWPFAYTNDEATELVNARSRRHPDADVDKWAQSFIAQGRDTPTMALLRDMTAEIKEQFLYARRTEKGVYRPADTLSFRSGSCRDFAVLMIDAVRSLGLAARFVSGYVFVPDHDATSGGGSTHAWLQIFLPGAGWVDFDPTNSIIGNQHLIRVAVAWDQHQALPLWGTWTGAPASFRGLDVDVSVTEDGC